One window of Vibrio sinaloensis genomic DNA carries:
- a CDS encoding GTP cyclohydrolase II, protein MNAATDITITETQVSKNMAEVRARVDFKVGLQSNIDAEILSFHGLKTDKEHVAVIFKHADQSQSAPLVRMHSECLTGDVFHSSRCDCGEQLDETINRMAESGGIILYLRQEGRGIGLYNKIDAYKLQSQGMNTYEANNHLGFGDDLRDFTEAAQMLTALGINKIRLVTNNPKKVRELQEHGIEIEEVVNTSAHIKEGNEGYLKAKVSHGKHKLPL, encoded by the coding sequence ATGAATGCGGCGACAGATATAACAATTACAGAAACCCAAGTGAGTAAGAATATGGCGGAAGTAAGAGCCAGAGTTGACTTCAAAGTCGGTTTGCAAAGCAATATCGATGCGGAAATCCTGTCCTTTCATGGTTTGAAGACAGACAAAGAGCATGTGGCAGTGATTTTCAAACATGCAGACCAGAGTCAATCCGCACCCCTAGTGCGCATGCATTCAGAGTGCCTGACTGGCGACGTGTTCCACTCGTCTCGATGTGACTGCGGTGAGCAATTGGATGAAACCATCAACCGTATGGCTGAGTCTGGTGGCATTATTTTATACCTTCGCCAAGAAGGGCGTGGTATTGGTTTGTACAACAAGATTGATGCATACAAGCTACAAAGCCAAGGTATGAATACCTACGAAGCCAACAATCATCTTGGGTTTGGTGACGACTTGCGTGACTTCACTGAGGCGGCGCAAATGCTAACGGCGTTAGGTATTAACAAGATCCGCTTGGTGACCAACAATCCAAAAAAAGTCAGAGAACTGCAAGAGCACGGTATCGAAATCGAAGAGGTAGTCAACACTTCAGCCCACATCAAAGAGGGCAATGAAGGCTACCTTAAAGCGAAAGTGTCGCACGGAAAGCATAAGCTTCCTTTGTAA
- the punR gene encoding DNA-binding transcriptional activator PunR, giving the protein MSAFSQPSLELVDTVARLESFTAAAEVLHKVPSAISYSIRQIEQELDVVLFKRLPRKVELTPAGELFLTQARTMLRQIEEVKAQTRRVAQGWQKTLKLTLDNVVKLERIKPLIEDFYHAFPSAELQINMEVFNGSWEAISQGRADIVVGATSAIPVGGDFEVKPMGVLDWAFVMSSSHPCVKQQHLTEAFVSQFPAICLDDTSSVLPKRHTVHYPQQRRLLLPNWYSAIECLKQGVGVGYMPRHIAQRLITEGVLVEKILPQEKPLSHCCLVWRKDDNHKMIQWMVDYLGSSEQLYKDWLQA; this is encoded by the coding sequence ATGAGTGCTTTTTCCCAGCCTTCGCTGGAACTGGTCGATACGGTGGCACGACTGGAAAGCTTCACTGCGGCGGCGGAGGTACTACACAAAGTCCCTTCTGCGATCAGTTACAGTATTCGCCAAATTGAACAAGAGTTAGATGTCGTTCTGTTTAAACGACTGCCTAGAAAAGTCGAGCTCACACCAGCAGGTGAGCTGTTCCTCACACAAGCTCGAACTATGCTGCGGCAAATCGAAGAAGTTAAAGCGCAAACACGTCGCGTCGCTCAGGGGTGGCAAAAAACATTAAAGTTAACTCTTGATAACGTGGTTAAATTGGAGCGGATAAAGCCGCTCATCGAAGACTTCTATCATGCTTTCCCTAGCGCTGAATTGCAGATCAATATGGAAGTCTTTAATGGCTCATGGGAGGCCATTTCACAAGGGCGTGCTGATATTGTGGTTGGCGCGACATCAGCGATACCCGTTGGCGGTGATTTTGAAGTTAAACCTATGGGTGTTTTAGACTGGGCGTTTGTGATGTCATCGAGTCACCCTTGCGTAAAGCAACAGCATCTAACCGAAGCCTTTGTTAGCCAGTTTCCCGCCATTTGCCTAGATGATACATCCAGTGTGTTGCCCAAACGTCATACTGTTCACTATCCACAGCAACGGCGCTTGCTGCTGCCCAACTGGTACAGTGCCATAGAGTGTTTGAAGCAAGGTGTCGGTGTAGGCTATATGCCGCGCCACATCGCCCAACGCTTGATCACCGAAGGTGTGTTGGTTGAGAAAATTCTCCCTCAAGAGAAGCCACTCAGTCACTGTTGTTTAGTTTGGCGCAAAGATGATAACCATAAGATGATCCAGTGGATGGTCGACTACTTAGGTTCAAGTGAACAGTTGTATAAAGATTGGCTCCAAGCATAG